The following is a genomic window from Elusimicrobiota bacterium.
ATCCCAGCATCAGTTAGTTCGTTGCCTTATTAACTGTGGGATTTGGTGTTGGACTGGTCGCTACCCTTTATCCAGTTCGGACTTCCACCGACAAGAATTCAAGGAACTTTCTTGGCACACTCATTTTGCACTCCAATGATTTTGGAACCACAGATGAACACAGATAAACACAGATAAAAAGACAGAATTAAGAATTATCTGCGTAATCTGTGACTATGTCATTCCCAAATGGTTCTATTGGGAATCCATTAAAGGCGTAGATTCCCGACAGGGACATTCGGGAATGACAGGTTGGGGCCTGCCCTCGAATGATTCTGTCTGGAACCTATTCCCGAAAGTCGTAATCGGGGAACACTCGGGAATGGCACTCCGTGTTTCTGCGTTCATCTGCTGTTTCGTTTAATTCCCAAGATTATATTCAAATTCTTTTTTTATTCTGCCAAGCCTAAAAGATTTTTCCACTCCGCTTCTGAAATCACCGCATTTTTTTTGGCATTTAATAAAGAACGCTGCGAATTGGTAAAATCATTTTCAACAGTGTACTAATCCTGATAGGAAGCAAGCCCGTTGATATATTTCATTGAAATGATTTTTGACTGCTCTTCGGATGCTGAAAAATACATCCGGGAGACCTTTACATTTTCAACCGCGTTGATAAAATCGTTCCAGACGGAAAAAAGCGACGAAGTAAGTCACTGTCGGGTTGAACGAAACGCTTCTTCCGAAATCGCTTTGTTAGTTTGTGCTATTTTTATATCGTAATAATTTCTGCCGCCTGGAAAAAAGGGATACGATAAATTGAGCGATACCGAATGCCTCGCATCCGATGGTGGCCAACTGCTGCCGCTTTTAGAAACACTGCCGGAAACGGAAATTTCAGGATACAACTGGCTTTTTGCCGCCCTTAAATCGTATTCTGATTTTTCCAGATTATTTTTTGCAATGATATAATCCGGTATGTTGACGAGCAACTCGCTGAAAACCGGAGTCGCTGTGGACTCGTCTAACTTAAAACTTCCCGTAGCAACCGGTATTTCCGATGTGTTTCCTGAATCTTCGCCAATATCTTTGAAAAGTTGCTTTATTGCAGAAACGACATTCCTTTTTGCTTTTGACAGTTCATATCCAGATTGCTCTTTGTCTGCTTCTACCCTTAAAAGCGAACCTCTGTCTTCCCGACCTGCATCGTATTTGAATTTGACCAGTTCGTAATTTTTGCTGCGTCTTTTGAGAATCTGCTCGGCGAGTTTAACTGATTCCTGACTCCACAGTAATTCGTAAAAACTTTTTTTAACATTAAAAATTTCGGCTGAAAGCGTTTTATTATATTCCGCTTCGGCGATTTTTAACTGAGTGTTTTTTGACGAACTATCGCTGATATCCGCAAAGCCGGAAAAAACGGAAAGCCGACCGGAAAGCCCGTAAGAATAATCCTTTGACCAGTCGGTTCCGCTGGAATCCGATTGCGAGACACCGGCATTCGCAGATAACTGCGGCATCAAATCGGTAAAAGAACTTTGATATCGCAGCCGTGCATTCCTAACTGATTTTTCTGCCGAAAGTATCGCAGGATTATTTTTTTTTGTTCGGCTCAAAACATCCTGCCATGTTATCTGCTGGGAATACAAATAATTAAAAATTAAAAATTAGAAAAAGTTTTTTCATACTTAACAACAAATTGCTATTCACCATCAGTTCGTCTTTTCATCCTTTTCTCTTTTCGTTCTTTTTTAAGTTGAGGCAGTTTGTCCTGTTGCTCTTTCGTCAGGATATTGTAGCCCTTTTCCATTGCATCAATCATAGCAAGTTTGGATGCTAACTGTAATTCAGAAATCTGTTTGATTTTTGATTTAGCAGCGGCAAAATCCGGTTTGTCCTGCTGCATAATTTCTCTTAAATCTAAGCGGGCAAGTTTTGTATCCGCCTGCCTTTTTATTGCATCGCGTCGGTAATCCAGCCGAATCTGTTCAAGCGCTTTTACCTGCTCGTCGGTTAAATTGAGTTCCTGCTTGAAATTCAGGTATCTTTTGATATTGCCGACATCCTCATCTCTGTCAGCACCTCTGCCCATTTTGTGTTTCATCTCTTTGCCCTGACCAATCCCTCCCATTCCACCCGTTCCTTGTTCACGAGGCATCTCGGCAAAAACAAATGCCGTTCCCAATACCAACATCTCAACCAACAATCCCAAAAACCTTTTCATAAAACCCCCTATAACGGCAAGTTAAAAGTTTAAGGTTAAAGGTTAAAATTTTTGGATTTTATTTTAACCTTTTATTTTTCCCTTTAACCTGCTTTTTAATTTATTGGTACAATTCCGGTATATCAAAATTAGAAAGATAAGTAACAAGTTCTTCTGTTTCAGACGATACAGCGGTAATTTCTGATTTTTTTTGATGAAAATACCTGTAGCCAATTACAAGAACCAATAAACTAAACGCGAATGTCAAGGCGGGTTTCCATAAAACGAATCGCTTTTTGCTGCTAATTTTTTCCAAAATTTCAGAGGCAAAATAATCCCAGTTTTTTCTTGGCAATTTAACAGGATTGTTATCTACCACCCTGAGCGTTTTAGAAAAATCGTTTAAGAGCTCTTGACAGACAGAACATTTTTTCAGATGATTTTCTAATTCAGATTTTTTTTCCGCTGTCAGTTCATTCTTGATATAAAAATATAATTC
Proteins encoded in this region:
- a CDS encoding TolC family protein, translating into MSRTKKNNPAILSAEKSVRNARLRYQSSFTDLMPQLSANAGVSQSDSSGTDWSKDYSYGLSGRLSVFSGFADISDSSSKNTQLKIAEAEYNKTLSAEIFNVKKSFYELLWSQESVKLAEQILKRRSKNYELVKFKYDAGREDRGSLLRVEADKEQSGYELSKAKRNVVSAIKQLFKDIGEDSGNTSEIPVATGSFKLDESTATPVFSELLVNIPDYIIAKNNLEKSEYDLRAAKSQLYPEISVSGSVSKSGSSWPPSDARHSVSLNLSYPFFPGGRNYYDIKIAQTNKAISEEAFRSTRQ
- a CDS encoding Spy/CpxP family protein refolding chaperone produces the protein MKRFLGLLVEMLVLGTAFVFAEMPREQGTGGMGGIGQGKEMKHKMGRGADRDEDVGNIKRYLNFKQELNLTDEQVKALEQIRLDYRRDAIKRQADTKLARLDLREIMQQDKPDFAAAKSKIKQISELQLASKLAMIDAMEKGYNILTKEQQDKLPQLKKERKEKRMKRRTDGE
- a CDS encoding zf-HC2 domain-containing protein; protein product: MSTQQCNKVKKELYFYIKNELTAEKKSELENHLKKCSVCQELLNDFSKTLRVVDNNPVKLPRKNWDYFASEILEKISSKKRFVLWKPALTFAFSLLVLVIGYRYFHQKKSEITAVSSETEELVTYLSNFDIPELYQ